AGTCATCGTGCGTGACCACGGGAACGAACCGCAGCGCGGAATCGAGTGCTACTCCAAGCTCAGCCGCGAGGGCGTCTTTGTCTTCGATACCCTGTCCACTCCGGTCTCTCTGGCTATCCTGCCGCGGGCCATGGAAGACGAGCGTATCCTGATGCAGTCGCTTGTCGGCCGAGGCGATGCCGTCGACGGCACCGTTTTCGAATGGGTCTATCCGGTCGGACCGACCTATTGGGGACAGGCGGCCAATGATGTTGCCTACATAAAGCAATTGCATGATGGCGACTTGTCGGACGTGAAGGTGGGGTTTGTGTATTTCGATTATCCTTTCGGACAGGAGCCGATCGAGATCCTGGAAACCTTGTCCGAAAAAGAGGGTTTCGAGCTTGAGCTTTACCCTGTGCCACTGCCTGGCAGCGACCAGGCCGGAGTGTGGTCCAAGGTGCGCCGCGACAAGCCCGATCATGTAATCGTCTGGATGTTGGGCGGTGCGCATGTGGTCGCGTCGAAGGAGATGCAGCGCAATCGCATTCCGATGGACAAGTACATCTCGGTCAACTGGTTGAACGAAGTCGATATCGCCAACATCGGTAAAGAGGCCGCCAAGGGTATCAAGCGCGGTACCAATGTCGTGGGCGGTCAGGATATTGCCCTGTATCAGGAAATCATGGCCGAGCTTTATGACAAGGGCGAGGGGTCCGGCCCGATCGAGAAGACGCAGGACGTTTTCTACAACACCGGTCTGGCGATGTATTCAATCATGTTCGAAGCCGCGCGCAGGGCGGCAGAACAGGAAGGCCTTCCGATAACCGCGGAGTCCTACAAAGCCGGACTGGAATCTCTTGAGGGATACGACGCGAACGGGCTGATGGCCCCCATTACGGTGACGGCCGAAGATCATGGCGGCGGCGGTAAGACCCGGATCGAGATGTGGGACGGGGAGACTTGGGTGCCGCAAACCGACTGGATCTCTGAGTACACGGACGTCGTGTGGGACGTGGTGAAAGAAAGTTCCTCAAAATACGAGCAGTGAATGACCAATAGCAGGAAGGGCGACGCTACGCGGGGCGGCAGCGGCGTTTATAAGACAGTATCACCGCCCCAAACCAAACCAACGGGAGAGAGAACATGAAAGTCACACAGCAAATTAAGGCAGTGGTCCTTGCTGCTGCGCTGGCAACAAGCGCGACTGTGGCCTCAGCGCAGGACAAGGAGCCGATCCGCTTCGGACTCTGCTTCGACCTCAGCAAGTCCTACACCTTCATTTCGCCTCAGGTGGCCCAGGCCGCTCAGGACCTCGCGATGTATACCAACGAAAACGGTGGTATCGAAGGGCATCCGGTGGAAATCATCGTGCGCGATCACGGCAACGAACCGCAGCGCGGCGTGGAATGCTACGAGCAGCTCAAGCGTGAAGGTGTATTCATTTTCAACATGCTCTCGACGCCGGTCACGAATGCGGTTCTGCCCCGTGCAATGAGAGACGGTAACATCCTGATGCAATCGTTCGTCGGTCGGGGTGACGCCGTGGATGGCGAGGTGTTCGAATGGGTTTTCCCGGTCGGCCCGACCTATTGGCAGCAGGCGGCGAACGACGTTGCATTCATCAAGGAGCAGATGGGCGGTGATCTGAGCGATGCGAAGATCGGGTTCATCTATCTGGACTACCCCTTTGGCCAGGA
This sequence is a window from Sulfitobacter alexandrii. Protein-coding genes within it:
- a CDS encoding ABC transporter substrate-binding protein, with translation MKKLTKALAVLSMFGGAMFGTQTLAEPFKIGICYDLSKAYTFATPQVSQAAMDLAKLINMKGGIGGEPVEVIVRDHGNEPQRGIECYSKLSREGVFVFDTLSTPVSLAILPRAMEDERILMQSLVGRGDAVDGTVFEWVYPVGPTYWGQAANDVAYIKQLHDGDLSDVKVGFVYFDYPFGQEPIEILETLSEKEGFELELYPVPLPGSDQAGVWSKVRRDKPDHVIVWMLGGAHVVASKEMQRNRIPMDKYISVNWLNEVDIANIGKEAAKGIKRGTNVVGGQDIALYQEIMAELYDKGEGSGPIEKTQDVFYNTGLAMYSIMFEAARRAAEQEGLPITAESYKAGLESLEGYDANGLMAPITVTAEDHGGGGKTRIEMWDGETWVPQTDWISEYTDVVWDVVKESSSKYEQ